Proteins co-encoded in one Meiothermus sp. genomic window:
- a CDS encoding choice-of-anchor Q domain-containing protein translates to MQRFFFLLLVGLLAACSTDGQVPPSSSSNQAPSLRILSPSNGASISGSGTRAEISVSDDKAVTRLTRQVNGGSEQDITIQPTQSGNIIFWIPLVSGSNTAVIRVYDAEGLSASATLNLQVGGSGSGGSGGSGSGGGSFGADYGGYTLPNGPTYYVGPGGSNTNDGSRERPWATISFAVQKLKPGDVLRVLPGSYNEAVQVNVSGTSNQRITIASETRWGAKLNAQGNLFGIDVHGSYVDIVGFEVTNATNSGIISWAPYNRFLFNHVYGIRAQCDSNGGAGVNMSSPDSSDGVMLGNLVHDIGDLSAGSCTRIHGIYQGAPRGLVQNNITYRARGFGITTWHAATAVTISNNLSFGNQVGGISVGSGDNTRGNRAENFLVANNIVVGNPRGISEEGNTGVNRFVNNLAWNNTTNWRLLTSTQQGSLSLDPGFVNYQPDGSGNYTLQSSSPAIDKGVTERAPAIDFQARPRLQGSAPDLGPFEVR, encoded by the coding sequence ATGCAGCGATTTTTCTTCCTCTTACTGGTCGGGTTGTTGGCGGCCTGTTCCACCGATGGACAGGTGCCCCCCTCCTCCTCTTCGAACCAGGCGCCCAGCCTGCGCATCCTTAGCCCGTCCAACGGGGCCAGCATCAGCGGTTCCGGCACACGGGCCGAGATAAGCGTCAGCGACGATAAGGCCGTAACCCGCCTGACCCGCCAGGTAAACGGCGGCTCCGAGCAGGACATCACCATACAACCCACCCAGAGCGGCAACATTATCTTTTGGATTCCGTTGGTGAGCGGTAGCAACACCGCGGTCATTCGGGTCTACGATGCCGAAGGGCTAAGTGCCAGCGCCACCCTGAACTTGCAGGTTGGCGGCTCGGGTAGCGGCGGCTCGGGTGGCAGCGGCTCGGGTGGTGGTTCGTTTGGCGCAGATTATGGTGGCTACACCCTGCCCAACGGCCCCACCTACTACGTGGGCCCTGGCGGCAGCAACACCAACGACGGCTCCCGCGAGCGCCCCTGGGCCACGATTTCCTTCGCCGTGCAAAAACTCAAGCCCGGCGACGTCCTGCGGGTGCTCCCCGGCTCCTACAACGAGGCCGTGCAGGTAAACGTCTCCGGCACATCAAACCAGCGTATCACCATCGCCTCCGAAACCCGCTGGGGCGCCAAACTCAACGCCCAGGGCAACCTCTTTGGTATTGATGTGCACGGCAGCTACGTGGATATCGTCGGGTTCGAAGTTACCAACGCCACCAACAGCGGCATTATTAGCTGGGCCCCCTACAACCGCTTCTTGTTCAACCATGTCTATGGCATCCGGGCCCAGTGCGACTCCAACGGCGGGGCCGGGGTTAACATGAGCTCGCCCGACTCCTCGGATGGGGTGATGCTAGGCAACCTGGTACACGACATCGGCGACCTATCGGCAGGTTCCTGCACCCGCATCCACGGCATCTATCAGGGTGCGCCCCGCGGCCTGGTGCAGAACAACATCACCTACCGGGCCCGGGGCTTTGGCATCACTACCTGGCACGCCGCCACCGCCGTGACCATCAGCAACAATCTTTCCTTCGGCAACCAAGTTGGTGGTATCTCGGTGGGCTCGGGCGACAACACCCGCGGCAACCGGGCCGAAAACTTCCTGGTAGCCAACAACATTGTGGTGGGCAACCCCCGCGGCATTAGCGAGGAGGGCAACACCGGGGTGAATCGCTTTGTGAACAACCTGGCCTGGAACAACACCACCAACTGGCGCCTGCTCACCAGCACCCAGCAGGGCAGCCTGAGCCTCGACCCTGGTTTTGTCAACTACCAGCCCGACGGCAGCGGCAACTATACTCTGCAAAGCAGCAGCCCGGCCATTGACAAAGGCGTTACCGAGCGGGCTCCCGCCATAGACTTCCAGGCCAGGCCCCGCCTCCAGGGCAGCGCCCCCGACCTGGGCCCCTTCGAGGTGCGCTAG
- a CDS encoding glycosyltransferase family 4 protein has protein sequence MLNELLLALLVTLTTVVLVGLSMPLARRLGIVDRPGVIKIHTLPTPRFGGVGIVAAVLLWGYFTQALSGWALLGLLIIALTGGLDDRFSLSPRLRLLAELVAGFALGMHFWGVLGGLGLGLAVVLVLLMSNAVNLIDGMNGLAAGNALISAAGLAALLWSTTAGAGLAVILAASLLGFLYWNYPKAKTFMGDSGSLSIGYLLAMLLLMAATQGWATFLAALVMVGFPLYDTAAGIIRRWRRGKPIFDGDRDHTYDRLDQLYLQNPAKTVAVVWLVSGVLVLVGLVVVKVGVGIGLVLSALLAAMLFWGAYRLGSL, from the coding sequence ATGCTAAATGAACTGTTGTTGGCTTTGCTGGTAACACTGACGACTGTTGTGCTGGTGGGGCTATCCATGCCGCTGGCCCGGCGCCTGGGTATTGTAGACCGGCCGGGAGTCATCAAGATTCATACGCTGCCTACCCCACGCTTTGGTGGGGTGGGGATAGTGGCCGCTGTGCTGCTTTGGGGTTATTTCACTCAGGCCCTATCGGGCTGGGCGCTGTTGGGGCTGTTGATTATTGCCCTGACGGGCGGCCTGGACGACCGCTTTAGCCTTTCTCCCCGGCTACGTCTGCTGGCCGAGCTGGTGGCGGGGTTTGCGCTGGGTATGCACTTCTGGGGCGTTTTGGGCGGGCTGGGACTGGGGCTAGCAGTGGTGCTGGTGCTGCTCATGTCCAATGCGGTCAACCTAATCGACGGTATGAATGGTCTGGCTGCCGGCAATGCCCTTATCTCGGCGGCGGGGCTGGCCGCCTTGCTTTGGTCAACTACTGCTGGAGCAGGGCTGGCCGTAATTTTGGCTGCAAGCCTGCTGGGGTTTCTGTACTGGAACTACCCCAAGGCCAAAACCTTTATGGGCGATAGCGGCAGCCTGTCCATCGGCTATCTGCTGGCCATGCTATTGCTGATGGCTGCAACCCAGGGCTGGGCCACCTTCCTAGCTGCACTGGTGATGGTGGGCTTCCCTCTGTACGACACCGCGGCGGGCATTATCCGGCGCTGGCGGCGGGGCAAGCCCATCTTCGATGGGGATCGGGATCACACCTACGACCGGCTCGACCAGCTTTATTTGCAGAACCCGGCCAAAACCGTGGCGGTGGTCTGGCTGGTGAGCGGAGTGTTGGTACTGGTGGGCCTGGTGGTGGTTAAGGTGGGTGTTGGGATTGGGCTTGTTTTGAGTGCGCTGCTGGCGGCTATGTTGTTCTGGGGGGCATACCGTCTGGGCTCGCTGTAG